A DNA window from Pseudomonas sp. B21-056 contains the following coding sequences:
- a CDS encoding YajD family HNH nuclease, producing the protein MSSSTPPSNTAKLDRILADAQRDREMGYRDKALKMYPHVCGRCAREFSGKRLSELTVHHRDHNHDNNPQDGSNWELLCLYCHDNEHSRYTDQQYFGDGSLSTPKIAKATHNPFAALAGLMKKDE; encoded by the coding sequence ATGAGTTCGTCAACACCTCCTTCCAATACCGCGAAGTTGGACCGCATCCTCGCCGACGCCCAGCGTGACCGGGAAATGGGTTACCGCGACAAAGCGCTGAAAATGTACCCCCACGTCTGCGGCCGCTGCGCCCGTGAATTCTCCGGCAAGCGCCTGAGCGAACTGACCGTTCACCACCGCGACCACAACCACGACAACAACCCGCAGGACGGTTCCAACTGGGAACTGCTGTGCCTGTACTGCCACGACAACGAGCACTCGCGCTACACCGACCAGCAGTACTTCGGCGACGGCTCCCTGAGCACCCCGAAAATCGCCAAGGCGACTCACAACCCGTTTGCCGCGCTGGCAGGGTTGATGAAGAAAGACGAGTAA
- a CDS encoding spermidine synthase — MKRFVLLDTTPIPDNGGALCLFEYGEDFVIKIQGGDGGQLMNTRMHGSEDALAEIPCRKVAGRPGSRVLIGGLGMGFTLASALKHLGKNAEVVVAELVPGVVEWNRGPLGEKAGRPLEDPRTVIRLEDVAKVLQAEPQGFDAIMLDVDNGPEGLTQKANSWLYSAGGLAACAKALRPKGVLAVWSASADRQFSDKLKKAGFKAEEVQVFAHGNKGTRHTIWIAEKLKG; from the coding sequence ATGAAACGTTTTGTCCTGCTCGACACCACTCCCATCCCTGACAATGGCGGTGCCCTGTGCCTGTTCGAGTACGGCGAAGACTTCGTCATCAAGATCCAGGGCGGTGACGGCGGGCAGTTGATGAACACCCGCATGCACGGCTCCGAAGACGCCCTGGCGGAAATTCCCTGCCGCAAGGTCGCCGGTCGTCCTGGTTCTCGCGTGCTGATCGGCGGCCTCGGCATGGGTTTCACCCTCGCCTCGGCCCTCAAGCACCTGGGTAAGAACGCCGAAGTGGTGGTGGCCGAGCTGGTGCCCGGCGTGGTGGAGTGGAATCGTGGCCCCCTGGGCGAAAAGGCCGGGCGGCCGCTGGAGGACCCGCGCACGGTGATCCGCCTGGAAGATGTGGCCAAGGTGCTGCAAGCCGAGCCCCAGGGTTTCGACGCGATCATGCTGGATGTCGACAATGGCCCCGAAGGCTTGACCCAGAAGGCCAACAGTTGGCTGTATTCGGCCGGCGGCCTGGCCGCCTGCGCCAAGGCCCTGCGACCCAAGGGTGTGTTGGCGGTCTGGTCGGCCAGCGCTGACCGACAGTTTTCCGACAAACTGAAGAAGGCCGGTTTCAAGGCCGAAGAGGTGCAGGTGTTCGCCCATGGCAACAAAGGCACCCGCCACACCATCTGGATTGCCGAGAAGCTCAAGGGCTGA